The proteins below come from a single Sorghum bicolor cultivar BTx623 chromosome 4, Sorghum_bicolor_NCBIv3, whole genome shotgun sequence genomic window:
- the LOC110434869 gene encoding phosphopantothenoylcysteine decarboxylase subunit VHS3-like, giving the protein MEVLFGSNNHGGDKAADLASLIIAQAALEVPRLFGIFAMILHNEIFTSGDQNLINRILSKSKNETDPENKDDGESDDDNDDDDGDDEDAENQEEDDGGDEGSDDNGNEEEDDDDDDDDDPEANGEGGSDDDDDGGEDEEEDDDDDDGDGDNDEDDEEEEEEEDDDDVPQPPTKKRK; this is encoded by the exons ATGGAGGTGCTGTTTGGAAGCAACAACCATGGCGGGGACAAGGCCGCTGATTTGGCCTCGCTTATAATTGCCCAGGCTGCCTTGGAGGTGCCAAGGTTATTTGGGATCTTTGCTATG ATTCTGCATAATGAAATCTTTACATCTGGAGATCAGAATTTGATTAATAG GATTCTTAGCAAAAGCAAAAATGAAACTGATCCTGAGAACAAAGATGATGGAGAAtctgatgatgataatgatgatgatgatggagaCGATGAGGATGCTGAAAaccaagaagaagatgatggtggtgacgagGGATCAGATGACAATGGGAATGAGGAGgaagatgacgacgacgacgatgatgacgatccTGAAGCTAATGGTGAAGGAGGaagcgatgatgatgatgatggtggagAGGATGAAGAGGaggatgacgacgatgacgacgggGACGGTGACAATGACGAAGATgatgaggaagaagaggaagaggaggatgaCGATGACGTCCCCCAACCACCTACTAAGAAGAGGAAATGA
- the LOC8079416 gene encoding pyrophosphate-energized vacuolar membrane proton pump, translated as MAAAAILPELATQVLIPVAAAVGIAFAVVQWVLVSKVRLTPERRADGGAAKSGPSDYLIEEEEGLNDHNVVVKCAEIQNAISEGATSFLFTEYKYVGLFMGIFAILIFLFLGSVEGFSTKSQPCHYSKGKTCKPALANAIFSTIAFVLGAVTSLVSGFLGMKIATYANARTTLEARKGVGKAFITAFRSGAVMGFLLAASGLLVLYIAINLFGIYYGDDWEGLFEAITGYGLGGSSMALFGRVGGGIYTKAADVGADLVGKVERNIPEDDPRNPAVIADNVGDNVGDIAGMGSDLFGSYAESSCAALVVASISSFGINHEFTPMVYPLLVSSVGIIACLVTTLFATDFFEIKAVSEIEPALKKQLIISTVVMTIGIALISWLGLPYTFTIFNFGEQKTVQSWQLFLCVAVGLWAGLVIGFVTEYYTSNAYSPVQDVADSCRTGAATNVIFGLALGYKSVIIPIFAIAFSIFLSFSLAAMYGVAVAALGMLSTIATGLAIDAYGPISDNAGGIAEMAGMSHRIRERTDALDSAGNTTAAIGKGFAIGSAALVSLALFGAFVSRAAISTVDVLTPKVFIGLIVGAMLPYWFSAMTMKSVGSAALKMVEEVRRQFNTIPGLMEGTTKPDYATCVKISTDASIKEMIPPGALVMLTPLIVGILFGVETLSGVLAGALVSGVQIAISASNTGGAWDNAKKYIEAGASEHARTLGPKGSDPHKAAVIGDTIGDPLKDTSGPSLNILIKLMAVESLVFAPFFAAHGGILFKWL; from the exons ATGGCTGCGGCGGCGATCCTGCCGGAGCTGGCGACGCAGGTGCTCATCCCGGTCGCGGCGGCCGTGGGCATCGCGTTCGCGGTGGTGCAGTGGGTGCTGGTGTCCAAGGTGCGGCTCACCCCCGAGCGCCGTGCGGACGGCGGAGCCGCCAAGAGCGGGCCCAGCGACTACCTcatcgaggaggaggaggggctcAACGACCACAACGTCGTCGTCAAGTGCGCCGAGATCCAGAACGCCATCTCTGAAG GAGCTACATCTTTCCTTTTCACTGAGTACAAGTATGTTGGATTATTCATGGGCATCTTTGCAATCCTTATATTCCTCTTCCTTGGGTCCGTCGAGGGATTCAGCACGAAGAGTCAACCTTGCCACTATAGCAAGGGCAAAACTTGCAAGCCTGCCCTTGCTAATGCCATCTTCAGTACTATAGCTTTTGTGCTTGGTGCCGTCACCTCACTGGTTTCTGGATTTCTTGGAATGAAGATTGCAACTTATGCGAATGCCCGGACAACTTTAGAGGCCAGAAAGGGTGTTGGGAAGGCATTTATTACTGCCTTCCGATCTGGTGCAGTTATGGGCTTTCTGCTTGCTGCCAGTGGTCTTTTGGTTCTTTACATTGCTATCAATTTGTTTGGAATTTATTACGGTGATGACTGGGAAGGTCTTTTTGAGGCTATTACTGGTTATGGCCTTGGTGGTTCTTCTATGGCTCTTTTCGGCCGCGTTGGTGGTGGTATTTATACCAAGGCTGCTGATGTTGGTGCTGACCTTGTGGGTAAGGTAGAAAGAAACATTCCTGAGGACGATCCAAGAAACCCAGCT GTCATTGCTGACAATGTTGGTGATAATGTTGGAGATATTGCTGGAATGGGATCAGATCTCTTCGGCTCATATGCTGAATCGTCATGTGCTGCTCTTGTTGTGGCCTCAATCTCGTCTTTTGGAATCAACCATGAATTTACTCCGATGGTGTACCCCCTTCTTGTCAGCTCTGTTGGTATTATAGCATGTCTCGTAACAACGCTGTTTGCAACTGATTTCTTCGAGATAAAGGCTGTGAGTGAAATAGAGCCTGCTCTCAAGAAACAACTTATAATATCTACTGTTGTGATGACCATTGGCATTGCGCTCATCAGTTGGCTTGGTCTTCCATACACCTTCACCATTTTTAACTTTGGAGAACAGAAGACAGTGCAAAGCTG GCAATTATTCTTGTGTGTGGCGGTTGGTCTCTGGGCTGGCCTAGTCATTGGATTTGTTACCGAGTACTACACAAGCAATGCCTACAG CCCTGTACAAGATGTTGCTGATTCCTGCAGAACTGGAGCTGCCACTAATGTCATTTTTGGGCTTGCTTTGGGTTACAAATCAGTCATTATCCCAATTTTTGCTATTGCGTTTAGTATCTTCCTCAGCTTCAGCCTTGCTGCCATGTATGGTGTTGCTGTGGCTGCTCTTGGAATGCTGAGTACCATTGCCACAGGCCTTGCCATTGATGCCTATGGCCCTATCAGTGATAATGCTGGAGGAATAGCTGAAATGGCTGGGATGAGCCATAGGATTCGTGAGAGAACCGATGCTCTAGATTCTGCAGGAAACACCACTGCTGCAATTGGAAAG GGCTTTGCCATTGGCTCCGCAGCCTTGGTGTCCCTTGCACTCTTCGGTGCCTTTGTAAGCCGGGCTGCTATCTCCACTGTTGATGTTCTGACTCCTAAAGTATTCATTGGGCTTATTGTCGGTGCTATGCTCCCATACTGGTTCTCGGCAATGACCATGAAGAGTGTAGGCAGTGCTGCACTCAAAATGGTGGAGGAAGTCCGCCGGCAGTTCAACACCATCCCTGGGCTCATGGAGGGCACCACAAAGCCTGACTATGCAACTTGTGTCAAGATCTCAACGGATGCATCCATCAAGGAGATGATCCCCCCAGGTGCTCTTGTTATGCTCACACCACTGATCGTTGGGATTTTGTTTGGGGTTGAGACCCTCTCTGGAGTCCTTGCTGGTGCCCTTGTCTCTGGTGTTCAG ATTGCCATTTCTGCATCCAACACTGGTGGTGCCTGGGACAATGCCAAGAAGTACATTGAG GCTGGAGCTTCAGAGCATGCCAGGACCCTTGGCCCAAAAGGTTCTGACCCTCACAAGGCAGCTGTCATTGGTGACACCATTGGAGATCCTCTCAAGGACACGTCTGGCCCCTCCCTCAACATCCTCATCAAGCTTATGGCGGTTGAATCCCTTGTCTTTGCCCCCTTCTTCGCCGCCCATGGTGGCATTCTCTTCAAATGGCTCTAA